A section of the Streptomyces sp. V3I8 genome encodes:
- the ftsZ gene encoding cell division protein FtsZ, translating into MAAPQNYLAVIKVIGVGGGGVNAINRMIEVGLKGVEFIAINTDAQALLMSDADVKLDVGRELTRGLGAGANPAVGRKAAEDHREEIEEVLKGADMVFVTAGEGGGTGTGGAPVVANIARSLGALTIGVVTRPFTFEGRRRANQAEDGIAELREEVDTLIVIPNDRLLSISDRQVSVLDAFKSADQVLLSGVQGITDLITTPGLINLDFADVKSVMSEAGSALMGIGSARGDDRAVAAAEMAISSPLLEASIDGARGVLLSISGGSDLGLFEINEAAQLVSEAAHPEANIIFGAVIDDALGDEVRVTVIAAGFDGGQPPSKRDNVLGSSTAKRDEPAPPRAAESRPSFGSLGSVTPKEAPEPAPEPVSNELPPAGPPVPPSRSYSDSAAEELDVPDFLK; encoded by the coding sequence GTGGCAGCACCGCAGAACTACCTCGCAGTCATCAAAGTCATCGGTGTCGGCGGCGGTGGTGTCAATGCCATCAACCGGATGATCGAGGTCGGTCTCAAGGGTGTCGAGTTCATCGCCATCAACACGGACGCCCAGGCACTGTTGATGAGCGACGCCGACGTCAAGCTCGACGTCGGCCGCGAACTCACCCGTGGACTCGGCGCCGGAGCCAACCCGGCCGTCGGCCGCAAGGCCGCGGAGGATCACCGCGAGGAGATCGAGGAGGTCCTCAAGGGGGCCGACATGGTCTTCGTGACCGCCGGCGAGGGCGGTGGCACCGGCACCGGCGGCGCGCCGGTGGTGGCCAACATCGCCCGCTCGCTCGGCGCACTCACCATCGGCGTGGTCACCCGCCCCTTCACCTTCGAGGGCCGGCGCCGCGCCAACCAGGCCGAGGACGGCATCGCGGAACTCCGCGAAGAGGTCGACACCCTCATCGTCATCCCCAACGACCGGCTGCTGTCCATCTCGGACCGCCAGGTCTCGGTCCTCGACGCCTTCAAGTCGGCGGACCAGGTCCTGCTCTCCGGTGTCCAGGGCATCACCGACCTCATCACCACGCCCGGCCTGATCAACCTCGACTTCGCCGACGTCAAGTCCGTGATGTCCGAGGCCGGTTCGGCCCTCATGGGCATCGGCTCCGCCCGCGGCGACGACCGCGCGGTGGCGGCCGCGGAGATGGCGATCTCCTCGCCGCTCCTGGAGGCGTCCATCGACGGCGCCCGGGGCGTCCTGCTCTCCATCTCCGGCGGTTCGGACCTCGGCCTGTTCGAGATCAACGAGGCCGCCCAGCTGGTGAGCGAGGCCGCGCACCCCGAGGCCAACATCATCTTCGGCGCGGTCATCGACGACGCGCTCGGCGACGAGGTACGGGTCACCGTCATCGCGGCCGGCTTCGACGGCGGGCAGCCCCCGTCCAAGCGGGACAACGTGCTCGGCTCGTCCACGGCCAAGCGCGACGAACCCGCGCCGCCGCGTGCCGCCGAGAGCCGCCCGTCCTTCGGGTCGCTCGGCAGCGTCACGCCCAAGGAGGCACCGGAGCCCGCTCCGGAGCCGGTGAGCAACGAACTGCCGCCGGCCGGCCCGCCGGTCCCGCCGTCGCGGAGCTACTCCGACAGCGCGGCGGAGGAACTGGACGTGCCGGACTTCCTCAAGTGA
- the pgeF gene encoding peptidoglycan editing factor PgeF yields the protein MIGQRSGTSTVSGAHFAFTDRWGGVSAVPYEELNLGGAVGDDPQAVRANRDLAAKSLGLDPAGVVWMNQVHGPDVVVVDGPWGERPVPEADAVVTARRGLALAVLTADCTPVLLADPVAGIVAAAHAGRPGMVAGVVPAAVGAMVELGAEPARIVARTGPAVCGRCYEVPDAMRAEVAAVEPAAYAETGRGTPAVDVGAGVHAQLERLGVRDRERSPVCTIESDDHFSYRRDGLTGRLAGYVWLD from the coding sequence GTGATAGGACAGCGCTCCGGAACGAGCACTGTGAGCGGCGCGCACTTCGCCTTCACCGACCGGTGGGGCGGGGTGAGCGCCGTTCCGTACGAGGAGCTCAATCTCGGCGGAGCGGTCGGCGACGACCCGCAGGCCGTACGCGCCAACCGCGACCTCGCGGCCAAGTCGCTCGGTCTCGACCCGGCGGGGGTGGTCTGGATGAACCAGGTCCACGGGCCCGACGTGGTCGTGGTCGACGGGCCGTGGGGCGAACGGCCGGTGCCGGAGGCCGACGCCGTCGTCACCGCGCGCCGGGGCCTCGCCCTCGCCGTGCTCACCGCCGACTGCACCCCCGTCCTGCTCGCCGACCCCGTCGCCGGGATCGTGGCCGCGGCCCACGCGGGACGGCCGGGCATGGTCGCCGGGGTCGTGCCCGCCGCCGTCGGGGCCATGGTGGAACTCGGCGCCGAACCGGCCCGGATCGTCGCCCGCACCGGCCCCGCCGTCTGCGGCCGGTGCTACGAGGTGCCGGACGCGATGCGGGCGGAGGTCGCGGCCGTCGAGCCCGCGGCGTACGCCGAGACGGGTCGGGGTACGCCGGCGGTCGACGTGGGCGCCGGGGTGCACGCGCAGTTGGAGCGGCTCGGGGTGCGCGACCGGGAGCGGTCGCCGGTCTGCACGATCGAGTCGGACGACCATTTCTCGTACCGCCGCGACGGTCTCACCGGCCGTCTCGCGGGCTATGTGTGGCTGGACTGA
- a CDS encoding YggS family pyridoxal phosphate-dependent enzyme, producing the protein MTDRRTQLAANLAAVEERIAAACAAGGRKREEVTLIVVTKTYPAEDVRILSGLGVRHVAENRDQDAAPKAAACSDLPLSWHFVGQLQTNKVRSVVGYADVVQSVDRPRLVTALSKEAVRTGREVGCLIQVALDAEQFAAGKGGLGERGGVGAEGVPELGELVAAAPGLRLDGLMTVAPLTGPYAGREQAAFERLMDLSTDLRRAHPAANMVSAGMSADLEHAVAAGATHVRVGTAVLGVRPGLG; encoded by the coding sequence ATGACGGACCGCAGGACCCAACTCGCCGCTAATCTGGCGGCGGTCGAGGAGCGCATCGCCGCCGCCTGCGCGGCGGGCGGGCGCAAGCGCGAAGAGGTGACCCTGATCGTGGTCACCAAGACGTACCCCGCCGAGGACGTGCGGATCCTGTCCGGACTCGGTGTGCGGCACGTCGCCGAGAACCGCGACCAGGACGCGGCGCCGAAGGCGGCGGCCTGCTCGGACCTGCCCCTGTCCTGGCACTTCGTCGGCCAGCTGCAGACCAACAAGGTGCGTTCCGTGGTCGGTTACGCGGATGTCGTGCAGTCCGTCGACCGGCCCAGGCTCGTCACCGCCCTGTCCAAGGAGGCGGTGCGGACCGGACGCGAGGTGGGCTGCCTCATCCAGGTTGCGCTCGACGCGGAGCAGTTCGCGGCCGGAAAGGGTGGACTGGGCGAGCGCGGTGGTGTAGGAGCCGAGGGCGTCCCGGAGTTGGGCGAACTCGTCGCGGCGGCGCCGGGTCTGAGGCTCGACGGACTGATGACCGTCGCCCCGCTCACCGGGCCTTACGCGGGACGCGAACAGGCCGCGTTCGAGCGGCTGATGGATTTGTCGACTGACCTGCGCCGCGCTCATCCTGCTGCGAACATGGTCTCCGCGGGGATGAGCGCAGACCTCGAGCACGCGGTGGCGGCCGGAGCGACACATGTACGCGTCGGCACCGCGGTACTCGGCGTCCGCCCCGGGCTCGGGTAA
- a CDS encoding cell division protein SepF: MAGAMRKMAVYLGLVEDDGYDGRGFDPDDDFEPELDPEPERDRRRHEPSHQSHQSHQSERDEPVRVVQPPVRRDPVSHSAPPVAESSRPARIAPVASITQERQSMEKNAPVIMPKVVSEREPYRITTLHPRTYNEARTIGEHFREGTPVIMNLTEMDDTDAKRLVDFAAGLVFGLHGSIERVTQKVFLLSPANVDVTAEDKARIAEGGFFNQS, from the coding sequence ATGGCCGGCGCGATGCGCAAGATGGCGGTCTACCTCGGCCTCGTGGAGGACGATGGGTACGACGGCAGGGGCTTCGACCCCGACGACGACTTCGAGCCCGAGCTGGATCCGGAGCCCGAGCGGGACCGCCGACGGCATGAGCCGTCGCATCAGTCGCACCAGTCACATCAGTCGGAAAGGGACGAACCGGTACGAGTGGTGCAGCCACCGGTCCGGCGCGATCCTGTGTCCCATTCCGCCCCGCCGGTCGCGGAATCTTCGCGTCCGGCCCGGATCGCCCCCGTGGCGTCCATCACACAAGAACGTCAGAGCATGGAGAAGAACGCGCCGGTGATCATGCCCAAGGTCGTGTCGGAACGAGAGCCGTACAGGATCACCACGCTGCACCCCCGGACCTACAACGAGGCCCGTACCATCGGGGAACACTTCCGTGAGGGCACCCCGGTGATCATGAATCTGACCGAGATGGACGACACGGACGCGAAGCGACTTGTCGACTTTGCCGCCGGTTTGGTCTTCGGTCTCCACGGGAGCATCGAGCGGGTGACGCAGAAGGTGTTCCTGTTGTCGCCTGCTAACGTCGATGTCACGGCGGAGGACAAGGCTCGCATCGCAGAGGGCGGGTTCTTCAACCAGAGCTGA
- a CDS encoding YggT family protein, producing MSVVGQVLYVALMCFLIVLIFRLVMDYVFQFARSWQPGKAMVVVLEATYTVTDPPLKLLRRFIPPLRLGGVALDLSFFVLMIIVYILISVVSQL from the coding sequence ATGAGCGTGGTCGGGCAGGTTCTCTACGTCGCGCTGATGTGCTTCCTCATCGTGCTGATCTTCCGGTTGGTCATGGACTACGTCTTCCAGTTCGCCCGCTCATGGCAACCCGGCAAGGCGATGGTGGTGGTTCTCGAGGCCACCTACACTGTCACTGATCCACCGCTCAAGCTTCTGCGGCGGTTCATTCCGCCGCTACGTCTCGGGGGCGTGGCGCTCGACCTGTCCTTCTTCGTACTGATGATCATCGTCTACATCCTGATCTCCGTCGTGAGTCAGCTGTGA
- a CDS encoding DivIVA domain-containing protein has translation MPLTPEDVRNKQFTTVRLREGYDEDEVDAFLDEVEAELTRLLRENEDLRAKLAAATRAAAQNQQQGMRKPPEQQDQQQQQQGPPQGMRGPNGPVPAGISGPPQQQMGGPMGGPPQLPSGAPQLPAGPSAQGQQGPGQMGQGPMGQGPMGQGQMGQGPMGQMGQGQMGQGPGPMQGQMQQQQQMPQQMGGPMGGPMGGPMGGHGPQMGQPGQGPGGDSAARVLSLAQQTADQAIAEARSEANKIVGEARSRAEGLERDARAKADALERDAQEKHRVAMGSLESARATLERKVEDLRGFEREYRTRLKSYLESQLRQLETQADDSLAPPRAPAAASLPSSPSPSMAPAGASAPSYGGNPMGGPGPAGPSYGGQQQMTPAMTQPMAPVRPQGPSPMQQAPSPMRGFLIDEDDN, from the coding sequence ATGCCGTTGACCCCCGAGGACGTGCGGAACAAGCAGTTCACGACCGTCCGCCTCCGAGAAGGCTATGACGAGGACGAGGTCGATGCCTTCCTCGACGAGGTCGAGGCCGAACTGACCCGCCTGCTCCGCGAGAACGAGGACCTGCGCGCCAAGCTGGCCGCCGCCACACGCGCCGCCGCGCAGAACCAGCAACAGGGCATGCGCAAGCCGCCCGAACAGCAGGATCAGCAGCAACAGCAGCAGGGTCCGCCGCAGGGCATGCGCGGTCCCAACGGTCCGGTGCCCGCCGGCATATCGGGCCCGCCGCAGCAGCAGATGGGTGGCCCCATGGGTGGCCCGCCCCAGCTGCCGAGCGGTGCCCCGCAGCTGCCCGCCGGCCCCAGCGCCCAGGGTCAGCAGGGTCCCGGCCAGATGGGTCAGGGCCCCATGGGCCAGGGTCCGATGGGCCAGGGCCAGATGGGTCAGGGTCCGATGGGCCAGATGGGACAGGGCCAGATGGGTCAGGGTCCCGGCCCCATGCAGGGACAGATGCAGCAGCAGCAGCAGATGCCCCAGCAGATGGGCGGCCCGATGGGCGGTCCCATGGGTGGTCCGATGGGCGGGCACGGCCCGCAGATGGGGCAGCCCGGCCAGGGTCCCGGTGGCGACAGCGCCGCCCGTGTGCTCTCGCTGGCCCAGCAGACCGCCGACCAGGCGATCGCCGAGGCCCGCTCCGAGGCCAACAAGATCGTCGGTGAGGCCCGCAGCCGCGCCGAGGGCCTGGAGCGCGACGCCCGTGCCAAGGCCGACGCCCTGGAGCGGGACGCGCAGGAGAAGCACCGCGTCGCGATGGGCTCCCTGGAGTCCGCCCGCGCCACGCTGGAGCGCAAGGTCGAGGACCTGCGGGGCTTCGAGCGCGAGTACCGTACGCGTCTGAAGTCCTACCTGGAGTCGCAGCTGCGCCAGCTGGAGACCCAGGCCGACGACTCGCTGGCTCCGCCGCGTGCGCCGGCGGCCGCCTCGCTGCCGTCGTCGCCCAGCCCGTCCATGGCTCCGGCCGGTGCGAGCGCGCCGTCCTACGGCGGCAACCCGATGGGCGGCCCCGGTCCCGCCGGTCCGTCCTACGGCGGCCAGCAGCAGATGACGCCGGCCATGACCCAGCCGATGGCGCCGGTCCGGCCGCAGGGCCCCTCGCCGATGCAGCAGGCGCCCTCGCCGATGCGTGGCTTCCTGATCGACGAGGACGACAACTGA
- the ileS gene encoding isoleucine--tRNA ligase, whose translation MDTQPSTQPQYRQVPAQVDLPALEHAVLDFWREQKIFAKSLEQSEGRPEWVFYEGPPTANGMPGAHHIEARVFKDVFPRFRTMRGYHVGRKAGWDCHGLPVELAVEKELGFTGKKDIEAYGIAEFNAKCRESVTRHTDAFEELTTRMGYWADLNDPYRTMDPEYIESVWWSLKEIFDKGLLVQDHRVAPWCPRCGTGLSDHELAQGYETVVDPSVFVRFPLTSGPLAGEAALLVWTTTPWTLVSNTAVAAHPGVTYVEATDGEEKLVVAEPLVEKALGEGWETTGRTFTGAEMERWTYRRPFELVEFPKDEPAHYVVNAEYVTTEDGTGLVHQSPAFGADDLLVCRAYGLPVVNPVRPDGTFEEDVPLVGGVFFKKADEKLTEDLLDRGLLFRHVPYEHSYPHCWRCHTALLYYAQPSWYIRTTAVKDRLLEENEKTNWFPDSVKTGRYGDWLNNNIDWALSRNRYWGTPLPIWRCEENHLTLVGSRAELTELTGSDQSQLDPHRPFIDDVTFACPQCDGTATRVPEVIDAWYDSGSMPFAQWGYPYKNKELFESRYPAQFISEAIDQTRGWFYTLMAIGTLVFDKSSYENVVCLGHILAEDGRKMSKHLGNILQPIPLMDQHGADAVRWFMAAGGSPWAARRVGHGTIQEVVRKTLLTYWNTVAFQALYARTAGWAPGEADPAPADRPVLDRWLLSELHALTDQVTQALESYDTQRAGKLLSAFVDDLSNWYVRRSRRRFWQGDKAALRTLHEVVETVTRLMAPLTPFITERVWQDLVLPVSPGAPESVHLSTWPEADLSAIDPELSRQMVLVRRLVELGRATRAESGMKTRQPLSRALVAATGFGALSPELHAQITEELNVSSLASLSEVGGSLVDTTAKANFRALGKRFGKGVQAVAKAVAEADAAALSLALREGTASVEVDGETVTLAPDEVIITETPREGWSVASDSGATVALDLELTEELRQAGLARDAIRLIQEARKNSGLDVADRIALRWTSTDPKVVAALGEHSALISDEVLATDFAQGEADDTFGEPFTDESLSLAFRLRKA comes from the coding sequence TTGGATACGCAGCCGAGTACACAGCCGCAGTACCGCCAGGTGCCCGCCCAGGTCGACCTGCCCGCCCTCGAGCACGCCGTGCTCGACTTCTGGCGCGAGCAGAAGATCTTCGCCAAGTCCCTGGAGCAGTCCGAGGGCCGCCCCGAGTGGGTGTTCTACGAGGGTCCGCCCACCGCCAACGGCATGCCGGGCGCCCACCACATCGAGGCGCGCGTCTTCAAGGACGTCTTCCCGCGCTTCCGCACCATGCGCGGCTACCACGTGGGCCGCAAGGCCGGCTGGGACTGCCACGGCCTCCCGGTGGAGCTGGCGGTCGAGAAGGAACTCGGCTTCACCGGCAAGAAGGACATCGAGGCGTACGGCATCGCCGAGTTCAACGCGAAGTGCCGGGAGTCCGTGACCCGCCACACCGACGCCTTCGAGGAGCTCACGACCCGCATGGGGTACTGGGCCGACCTCAACGACCCGTACCGGACCATGGACCCGGAGTACATCGAGTCCGTCTGGTGGTCGCTGAAGGAGATCTTCGACAAGGGCCTGCTGGTCCAGGACCACCGCGTGGCCCCCTGGTGCCCGCGCTGCGGCACGGGCCTGTCCGACCACGAGCTGGCCCAGGGCTACGAGACGGTCGTCGACCCCTCGGTGTTCGTCCGCTTCCCGCTCACCTCCGGCCCGCTCGCGGGCGAGGCCGCACTCCTGGTGTGGACGACGACCCCGTGGACCCTGGTGTCCAACACGGCGGTCGCCGCGCACCCCGGGGTGACCTACGTGGAGGCGACGGACGGCGAGGAGAAGCTCGTCGTCGCCGAGCCGCTCGTCGAAAAGGCCCTCGGCGAGGGCTGGGAGACCACCGGCCGGACCTTCACCGGCGCCGAGATGGAGCGCTGGACGTACCGGCGCCCCTTCGAGCTCGTCGAGTTCCCGAAGGACGAGCCCGCCCACTACGTGGTGAACGCGGAGTACGTGACGACCGAGGACGGTACGGGTCTGGTCCACCAGTCCCCCGCCTTCGGTGCGGACGACCTCCTGGTCTGCCGTGCCTACGGGCTGCCGGTCGTCAACCCGGTGCGCCCGGACGGCACCTTCGAGGAGGACGTGCCGCTCGTGGGCGGTGTCTTCTTCAAGAAGGCCGACGAGAAGCTCACCGAGGACCTCCTGGACCGCGGCCTGCTCTTCCGGCACGTCCCGTACGAGCACAGCTACCCGCACTGCTGGCGCTGCCACACCGCGCTCCTGTACTACGCGCAGCCGTCCTGGTACATCCGCACCACCGCCGTCAAGGACCGCCTCCTCGAGGAGAACGAGAAGACCAACTGGTTCCCCGACTCGGTCAAGACCGGCCGCTACGGCGACTGGCTGAACAACAACATCGACTGGGCCCTGTCCCGCAACCGCTACTGGGGCACGCCGCTGCCGATCTGGCGCTGCGAGGAGAACCACCTCACGCTCGTCGGCTCCCGCGCGGAGCTCACCGAACTGACCGGCAGCGACCAGTCGCAGCTCGACCCGCACCGCCCGTTCATCGACGACGTCACGTTCGCCTGCCCGCAGTGCGACGGAACGGCCACGCGCGTGCCGGAGGTCATCGACGCCTGGTACGACTCGGGCTCGATGCCGTTCGCGCAGTGGGGCTACCCGTACAAGAACAAGGAGCTCTTCGAGAGCCGCTACCCGGCGCAGTTCATCTCGGAGGCCATCGACCAGACGCGTGGGTGGTTCTACACGCTGATGGCCATCGGCACGCTCGTCTTCGACAAGTCCAGTTACGAGAACGTGGTCTGCCTCGGTCACATCCTGGCCGAGGACGGCCGCAAGATGTCCAAGCACCTGGGCAACATCCTGCAGCCGATCCCGCTGATGGACCAGCACGGCGCGGACGCGGTGCGCTGGTTCATGGCGGCCGGCGGCTCCCCCTGGGCGGCCCGCCGCGTCGGCCACGGCACCATCCAGGAGGTCGTCCGCAAGACGCTCCTCACCTACTGGAACACGGTCGCCTTCCAGGCCCTGTACGCGCGCACGGCCGGCTGGGCGCCCGGCGAGGCCGACCCGGCGCCGGCGGACCGCCCGGTCCTCGACCGCTGGCTGCTGTCCGAACTGCACGCGCTCACCGACCAGGTGACACAGGCCCTGGAGTCGTACGACACCCAGCGCGCGGGCAAACTGCTCTCGGCGTTCGTCGACGACCTGTCGAACTGGTACGTGCGCCGCTCGCGCCGCCGCTTCTGGCAGGGCGACAAGGCGGCGCTGCGCACCCTGCACGAGGTCGTCGAGACGGTCACACGCCTGATGGCCCCGCTGACCCCGTTCATCACCGAGCGGGTCTGGCAGGACCTGGTGCTACCGGTGTCCCCCGGCGCCCCCGAGTCCGTGCACCTGTCGACGTGGCCGGAGGCGGACCTGTCCGCCATCGACCCGGAGCTGTCGCGGCAGATGGTGCTGGTACGCCGTCTCGTGGAGCTGGGCCGCGCCACGCGCGCGGAGTCGGGCATGAAGACCCGCCAGCCGCTGTCCCGCGCGCTGGTCGCGGCGACCGGGTTCGGCGCCCTCTCCCCGGAGCTGCACGCGCAGATCACGGAGGAGCTGAACGTGAGCTCGCTCGCGTCCCTCTCCGAGGTGGGCGGCTCGCTCGTCGACACGACGGCCAAGGCGAACTTCCGCGCGCTCGGCAAGCGGTTCGGCAAGGGCGTCCAGGCGGTCGCGAAGGCCGTCGCCGAGGCCGACGCCGCCGCGCTGTCCCTGGCCCTGCGCGAGGGCACGGCGTCCGTGGAGGTGGACGGCGAGACCGTCACGCTCGCCCCGGACGAGGTGATCATCACGGAGACCCCGCGCGAGGGCTGGTCCGTCGCCTCGGACTCCGGTGCGACGGTCGCCCTCGACCTGGAGCTCACGGAGGAGCTGCGGCAGGCCGGCCTGGCCCGGGACGCCATCCGCCTGATCCAGGAGGCCCGCAAGAACAGCGGCCTGGACGTGGCCGACCGGATCGCCCTGCGCTGGACGTCCACCGACCCGAAGGTCGTCGCGGCGCTCGGCGAGCACTCCGCCCTGATCTCCGACGAGGTCCTGGCCACGGACTTCGCCCAGGGTGAGGCGGACGACACCTTCGGGGAGCCGTTCACGGACGAGTCCCTGTCGCTGGCGTTCCGCCTGCGCAAGGCCTGA
- a CDS encoding TraR/DksA family transcriptional regulator, with protein MVAKKTAVQQSASGRSTGAAGAGDAPAKRTASPAERAPRRKATTGAGRTGAKRTAGGKGAPTANKAVASAAEGAAEAADTTGATTVVAKKTPGTAAAADQPTAVPKARVAAVEPGELAVRPGEDPWTPEEVEQARTGLDSEALRLRTELTRSEESLVGLMRDSGDGAGDDQADTGTKNITRESEMALAANAREMLEQTGRALDRLDTGTYGLCENCGKAIGKARMQAFPRATLCVECKQKQERRY; from the coding sequence ATGGTGGCGAAGAAGACCGCCGTACAGCAGTCGGCGTCCGGCAGATCCACGGGAGCGGCCGGTGCCGGGGACGCTCCCGCGAAGAGGACCGCCTCCCCGGCGGAGCGGGCACCGCGCAGGAAGGCGACCACCGGCGCCGGCAGGACCGGCGCGAAGAGGACCGCGGGCGGCAAGGGCGCACCTACGGCCAACAAGGCGGTCGCTTCCGCGGCCGAGGGAGCGGCCGAGGCCGCCGACACGACGGGAGCCACGACGGTGGTTGCGAAGAAGACCCCTGGCACGGCCGCGGCGGCGGACCAGCCCACCGCGGTTCCCAAGGCGCGGGTGGCCGCGGTGGAACCCGGCGAGCTCGCGGTACGCCCCGGCGAGGACCCCTGGACCCCCGAGGAGGTCGAGCAGGCGCGCACGGGACTGGACTCCGAGGCGCTGCGGCTGCGCACCGAGCTCACGCGCTCCGAGGAGTCCCTGGTGGGTCTGATGCGCGACTCCGGGGACGGCGCGGGCGACGACCAGGCGGACACCGGCACCAAGAACATCACGCGCGAGAGCGAGATGGCGCTCGCCGCCAACGCCCGGGAGATGCTGGAGCAGACCGGGCGCGCCCTGGACCGTCTGGACACGGGCACGTACGGGCTCTGCGAGAACTGCGGCAAGGCCATCGGCAAGGCCCGGATGCAGGCCTTCCCGCGCGCCACGCTGTGCGTCGAGTGCAAGCAGAAGCAGGAGCGCCGTTACTGA
- the lspA gene encoding signal peptidase II, whose translation MAEAERIIGTPDTPGAAGAGPEQPDRSVAPDGPTDAGPGPGPGPGPGPDSGSDPGPGEAPDEAAAPRGGRRIAVLFTVAALAYALDLISKLVVVAKLEHHEPVEIVGDWLRFEAIRNAGAAFGFGEAFTIIFTVIAAAVIVVIARLARKLYSLPWAVALGLLLGGALGNLTDRIFRAPGFLEGAVVDFIAPKHFAVFNLADSAIVCGGILIVLLSFRGLDPDGTVHKD comes from the coding sequence GTGGCAGAGGCGGAGCGCATCATCGGTACGCCGGACACCCCGGGCGCGGCGGGAGCCGGTCCGGAGCAGCCCGACAGGAGCGTGGCGCCGGACGGGCCGACGGACGCCGGCCCCGGCCCCGGTCCTGGTCCCGGTCCCGGTCCCGACAGCGGCTCCGACCCGGGCCCCGGGGAGGCGCCGGACGAGGCCGCGGCGCCCAGGGGCGGGCGCCGGATCGCCGTGCTCTTCACCGTCGCCGCGCTGGCGTACGCGCTGGACCTGATCAGCAAGCTGGTCGTGGTCGCGAAGCTGGAGCACCACGAGCCGGTGGAGATCGTCGGGGACTGGCTGCGCTTCGAGGCGATCCGCAACGCGGGCGCCGCCTTCGGCTTCGGCGAGGCCTTCACGATCATCTTCACGGTGATCGCCGCCGCCGTGATCGTGGTGATCGCCCGGCTCGCCCGCAAGCTCTACAGCCTGCCCTGGGCCGTCGCGCTCGGTCTGCTGCTCGGCGGCGCGCTCGGCAACCTCACCGACCGGATCTTCCGCGCGCCGGGTTTCCTCGAGGGCGCGGTCGTCGACTTCATCGCGCCCAAGCACTTCGCGGTCTTCAACCTCGCCGACTCCGCGATCGTCTGCGGCGGCATCCTGATCGTGCTGCTGTCCTTCCGGGGACTGGACCCGGACGGCACCGTCCACAAGGACTGA
- a CDS encoding RluA family pseudouridine synthase, whose amino-acid sequence MSTVPDIRTLPVPDGLEGERVDAAISRMFGFSRTKAAELAAAGKVMVDGSVVGKSERVHGGAWLEVEMPQAPAPVQVVAEPVEGMEIVHDDDDVVVIVKPVGVAAHPSPGWSGPTVIGGLAAAGYRISTSGAAERQGIVHRLDVGTSGLMVVAKSEYAYTSLKRQFKERTVDKRYHALVQGHPDPTSGTIDAPIGRHPNHDYKWAVTAEGKPSVTHYDLIEAFRSASLLDIKLETGRTHQIRVHMSAHRHPCVGDLTYGADPTLAKRLGLTRQWLQAVRLGFEHPGDGQWVEFSCDYPEDLQRALDRVREESNA is encoded by the coding sequence GTGAGTACCGTTCCCGATATCCGTACCCTGCCCGTGCCCGACGGCCTGGAGGGCGAGCGTGTCGACGCCGCCATCTCCCGCATGTTCGGCTTCTCCCGTACGAAGGCCGCCGAGCTCGCCGCGGCGGGGAAGGTCATGGTCGACGGCTCGGTGGTCGGGAAGTCCGAGCGGGTGCACGGCGGCGCCTGGCTGGAAGTGGAGATGCCGCAGGCACCCGCGCCCGTACAGGTCGTCGCCGAACCCGTCGAGGGCATGGAGATCGTGCACGACGACGACGACGTGGTCGTGATCGTCAAGCCGGTCGGTGTCGCCGCGCACCCCAGCCCCGGCTGGTCCGGACCGACCGTGATCGGCGGCCTCGCCGCCGCCGGGTACCGGATCTCGACCTCGGGCGCCGCCGAGCGCCAGGGCATCGTGCACCGCCTCGACGTGGGCACCTCGGGCCTGATGGTGGTGGCCAAGTCGGAGTACGCGTACACGTCGCTCAAGCGCCAGTTCAAGGAGCGCACGGTCGACAAGCGGTACCACGCGCTCGTCCAGGGCCACCCCGACCCGACCAGCGGCACCATCGACGCACCCATCGGCCGGCACCCGAACCACGACTACAAGTGGGCGGTCACCGCCGAGGGCAAGCCCTCCGTGACGCACTACGACCTGATCGAGGCGTTCCGCTCGGCCTCGCTGCTCGACATCAAGCTGGAGACCGGGCGCACCCACCAGATCCGCGTCCACATGTCGGCCCACCGGCACCCCTGCGTCGGCGACCTGACGTACGGCGCCGACCCGACGCTCGCCAAGCGGCTCGGCCTCACCCGCCAGTGGCTGCAGGCGGTGCGGCTCGGGTTCGAGCACCCCGGTGACGGGCAGTGGGTCGAGTTCTCCTGCGACTACCCCGAGGACCTGCAGCGGGCGCTGGACCGCGTGCGGGAGGAAAGCAACGCATGA